From one Lolium rigidum isolate FL_2022 chromosome 4, APGP_CSIRO_Lrig_0.1, whole genome shotgun sequence genomic stretch:
- the LOC124707100 gene encoding protein TPX2-like translates to MVASSSVRSTDAVITTLSLERGHDKERQLEAQLLQKKLEEEKASKFKAIPHPYTTDCPEGVEEAQNKCQLRTSA, encoded by the exons ATGGTTGCCAGTTCCTCTGTAAGAAGCACAGATGCCGTCATAACAACATTGTCACTG GAAAGAGGGCATGACAAGGAGAGGCAACTAGAGGCACAACTCTTACAGAAGAAACTGGAGGAAGAGAAGGCAAGCAAATTCAAAGCTATTCCCCACCCCTACACAACAGACTGTCCAGA AGGAGTAGAGGAGGCGCAGAACAAATGTCAGTTAAGGACAAGTGCCTGA